The genomic stretch GCGAATGAAAAACGAGTTATATGAACTCGTAAATAAAGAGCGCCCGCACGTGACTCAAGTCGTTAATTGGGCAGCCAGCAATGGCGATCGTTCGGAAAACGCCGATTATCAATATGGTAAACGCCGCTTACGCGAAATTGATCGCCGGATTCGCTTTTTAAGTAAACGTCTTGAAGCCGCCGAGGTGATTGATCCCGAGCTGCGCGAGCCAACTGATCAGGTTTTTTTTAGCGCCACCGTCACGTACTTGCGTGAAGATGGCCGCGAAGAAACGGTAGCTATCGTTGGCATCGACGAGACCAATTTTCCGCTTAACCATATCAGCTGGACCTCCCCAGTCGCGCGCGCTTTGATTAAAGCGCGGGAAGGCGATGTCGTTTTATTACGCACTCCGAATGGCCACGAAGAGCTCGAAATCATCGAAGTTCGCTATACGAAAATAGAAAGCTAAGTGTTTGCCTTTCAACGACAAATTTGTAATGAAAAGTAATCATCTTTGCCAGAAACGGCGTGCTGCTGGTATTGTTTTGTCATGAACACACATAATCACGCCACCACCAGCCTCTTTCGCCGTGTTTTACGCAGCATGGCAGTACGCATTGCCATTGCGGCGTGCTTGATTTCTGCCATCAGTTATTACTACAGCTATATCCGCCTGCAAGAAGAAGCGCTGACCAATCTTGCCAAATACATCGACACACGCAGCCTATTAGAGAGCGAATTATTCCTAACTGCGGAATCAAATACCAAGTTGATTCGTGACGATTTTATCCGTCGCTACACGGCAGCGCAGCACCTTGATTTTAGTACTGATTTTTATGGTTTACTCCGCCAAGACCGTGATGGCATGTGGCGTGTTAAAGTTGAAAAAGATGATTTTGAACATCAGGCTACCGTGGCGCTACTCCCTACGGCCAAACACACGCCTGAACTGATGCGCCAAGTCGTACTAGGCCATCAAATTCTTAGCCAATATGGCCCCGCCTACCGGGCGCGTAGCTATGACACTTTCATCGATTTAAACGTCTCGGACGTGAGCTTAATGTACCTACCTAAGCTCAATTACGCCCGTAATGGCTCAGTATCCGACTTTGCCGAGGATTTAGAAACTGAACTAGGCGCCCTGCCCGAGCGTAATCCATCGCGCAATAGTTTCTGGACTGGCATCTACTACGACAAGCAAGCCTTGGAATGGATGGTTTCTGTCGTCACGCCGATCGACTACCTCGGCAAATACATTGGTGGCGTAGGGCAAGATATTCCGCTACTGGAGTTGATGAATCGGACCAATAAAGTCAGCATCCCCGGCACACACAATATGATTTTCACGCGCGGCGGTTTGCTACTATCGCACCCAGATTACATGAGCAAAATCGAAGAAGCTAATGGCCACCTTGATATGCGCAAAAGCGATGCACAATTGCGCAATATCTATAGCGTGGTGAGCAAAGCTAGTCCTAAAGATCGTTTCGTTGAAAGTCTAGATGGCCGTGCATGGCTAGGCATTGCACCAATCAAAGGCGCGGATTGGCTTTTTGTCACCGTATATCCCAAAGCTTTGTTAGAAGAAAAAGCCGCATGGTCTGCCAGCATGGTATTGATCTTGGGGATTTTTGCCCTGGCCGTCGAATTAGGCCTATTGGCTTTTGTACTGCGCAATGATGTCGCCAAACCTCTTGATCGCCTGAAAAATGCCATTCGCAGCCTGGCTGCGGGTAAAACCACCAATCAGCTAGACCTGCATCGCAGCGATGAAATTGGCGAGCTAGCGCGCACTTTCAATGAAATGTCGCACACGGTGCAATCACACCGCATGCACCTAGAAGATCTAGTAACAGATCGAACGACAGAATTGGCGACACGTAACTTGCAATTGGAAGCTGCGAATGAGGCACTAAAATACCTCAACCAAGAAAAGAACGAGCTACTCGCCATTGCGGCACATGATTTGAAAAACCCAGTGGCCAGCATTCAAGGCATGGCCAATTTACTTAACGACCGGCTTGAATCTTGGCCGGCGGAACGAATCAAAGAGCGCCTCGATGGCATACAGCTACTTGCTGGTCGTATGCAGCGCATTATTAGTAACCTGCTTGACTACGACGCACTGGAAGCTGGCTCAGTTTTAATGCAAATCGAAGACGTCGATATCGACGATTTAATATCCGACACCATCGTCACTTGGCGCGAACGACTCAATAGCAAACAACAAACCATCCAATTCAATCCAACCCATTTGCGGGTTCGAACCGATCGGCAAGCCTTATGGCAGGTAATGGATAATTTAATTTCCAATGCCATTAAGTATTCGCCTAACGAGAAGCGAATCGAGATTAGCGCCTCAGAAGTTGGTGACGATGTTGAAATCGCCGTGATCGATCAAGGGCCGGGTATTGCCCCGCATGAAATCGGTATGTTGTTTAAGAAATTTAGTCGCCTCTCGGCTCGCCCAACAGGCGGCGAACACACTACGGGATTAGGATTGTCCATTGTAAAAAAATTGGTTGAAGCGGTATACGGTCAAATTCGCTGCGAAAGCCAATTTGGGCAAGGCGCTAAATTTATTGTGACACTTCCAGCCGCGCCGAAAAAAATCGAGCAGCAAGCTTAAGTTTTAAATTGCCGATACCCGCTACGCCAGCCGCTGGCATTTAGGTTAAAATCAGAGGCCGCAATTTAATTGCGGCCTTTTTCATCTTTTAGCGAGGGCTTTTGATGCGCCAATATCACGCTTTATTGCAACATGTTCTGGATACTGGCGTCGCCAAAGAAGATCGCACCGGCACTGGTACCGTATCGGTATTCGGCCATCAAATGCGCTTTAATCTGGCCGAAGGCTTTCCGCTCGTTACCACAAAAAAAACGCACCTGAAATCCATCATCAACGAATTGCTGTGGTTTTTGCGCGGCGACACCAATGTGCGCTGGTTGCAAGAACGCGGCGTGACCATTTGGGACGAATGGGCGCGTGAGGACGGTGAATTGGGCCCAGTGTACGGCTACCAGTGGCGCAGCTGGCCCACCGCGGATGGCCGCC from Chitinibacter sp. SCUT-21 encodes the following:
- the greB gene encoding transcription elongation factor GreB yields the protein MTPQGWQRMKNELYELVNKERPHVTQVVNWAASNGDRSENADYQYGKRRLREIDRRIRFLSKRLEAAEVIDPELREPTDQVFFSATVTYLREDGREETVAIVGIDETNFPLNHISWTSPVARALIKAREGDVVLLRTPNGHEELEIIEVRYTKIES
- a CDS encoding sensor histidine kinase; the encoded protein is MNTHNHATTSLFRRVLRSMAVRIAIAACLISAISYYYSYIRLQEEALTNLAKYIDTRSLLESELFLTAESNTKLIRDDFIRRYTAAQHLDFSTDFYGLLRQDRDGMWRVKVEKDDFEHQATVALLPTAKHTPELMRQVVLGHQILSQYGPAYRARSYDTFIDLNVSDVSLMYLPKLNYARNGSVSDFAEDLETELGALPERNPSRNSFWTGIYYDKQALEWMVSVVTPIDYLGKYIGGVGQDIPLLELMNRTNKVSIPGTHNMIFTRGGLLLSHPDYMSKIEEANGHLDMRKSDAQLRNIYSVVSKASPKDRFVESLDGRAWLGIAPIKGADWLFVTVYPKALLEEKAAWSASMVLILGIFALAVELGLLAFVLRNDVAKPLDRLKNAIRSLAAGKTTNQLDLHRSDEIGELARTFNEMSHTVQSHRMHLEDLVTDRTTELATRNLQLEAANEALKYLNQEKNELLAIAAHDLKNPVASIQGMANLLNDRLESWPAERIKERLDGIQLLAGRMQRIISNLLDYDALEAGSVLMQIEDVDIDDLISDTIVTWRERLNSKQQTIQFNPTHLRVRTDRQALWQVMDNLISNAIKYSPNEKRIEISASEVGDDVEIAVIDQGPGIAPHEIGMLFKKFSRLSARPTGGEHTTGLGLSIVKKLVEAVYGQIRCESQFGQGAKFIVTLPAAPKKIEQQA